A genomic region of Cydia strobilella chromosome 12, ilCydStro3.1, whole genome shotgun sequence contains the following coding sequences:
- the LOC134745969 gene encoding uncharacterized protein LOC134745969: protein MAHTLKCNNCNIVVNELLAFVINKLHVMDDESMSRICLAFFTAQDIRTAKDLLFLSVPVRKRKINRRREGHQRRDIDDIIDLARETDPDKFPVFVAKDLHKLPPIDFDSVDLTSLLKDMVVLKNELQTIKARYVTQEQFENLEKTAMECRRISNESDPFYRNVSHSNLNVNVRRGAYLNSGPMGLHISSSIENADEHNKTVLVCFNNISYADDMVLLSPSVGGLRLLIERCESYALTHNLKYNVSKSEYMVFKAGSKCPSHVPPIRLNGVELKRVSSFKYLGHLVTDDFRDDADIERERRALAVRANMIARRFSRCTAQVKLTLFRAFCTSLYTCSLWTRYTQRAFNAMRVQYNDAFRVLLRLPRYCSASGMFADAHVDGFHATLRKRCAATLRRVRDSRHSLLTVVADRWDSGLIRHWSSLHLSLAPKIVV from the exons ATGGCGCATACGTTGAAGTGCAACAATTGTAATATTGTGGTGAACGAGCTGTTGGCGTTTGTGATAAATAAGTTACATGTTATGGACGATGAGAGCATGAGCAGAATTTGTTTGGCCTTCTTTACGGCTCAAGACATAAGGACGGCTAAGGATTTACTGTTTTTATCCGTCCCGGTACGAAAAAGGAAGATAAACCGAAGACGAGAGGGGCATCAGCGCCGTGATATTGACGATATTATTGACCTTGCGCGAGAGACAGATCCTGACAAGTTTCCGGTTTTTGTGGCCAAGGACTTACACAAGCTACCGCCAATAGACTTTGACTCTGTGGACTTAACTTCGCTTCTTAAAGATATGGTAGTGCTTAAAAATGAACTGCAAACCATAAAAGCGCGGTATGTTACGCAGGAGCAGTTTGAAAATCTGGAAAAGACTGCTATGGAGTGCCGTAGGATTTCCAACGAAAGTGATCCATTCTATAGAAACGTCAGTCattcaaatttaaatgttaaCGTTAGACGTGGTGCATATTTAAACAGCGGACCAATGGGTTTACACATATCGAGCAGTATAGAAAATGCCGATGAACATAACAAGACTGTCCT GGTATGTTTCAATAACATAAGCTATGCCGATGACATGGTACTGTTGAGTCCGTCGGTCGGTGGTCTGAGATTGCTTATTGAAAGGTGTGAGTCATATGCCCTAACGCATAACCTTAAATATAATGTAAGCAAGAGCGAATATATGGTGTTCAAAGCGGGAAGCAAGTGCCCATCACACGTCCCACCCATTCGTTTGAATGGCGTGGAACTGAAAAGGGTTTCCTCATTTAAATACCTTGGGCACTTGGTAACCGACGATTTCCGTGATGACGCCGATATTGAGAGGGAGCGGAGGGCCCTGGCCGTCAGGGCCAATATGATAGCTCGCAGGTTCAGCCGGTGTACAGCGCAAGTTAAACTAACATTATTTCGAGCGTTCTGTACATCGCTGTACACCTGCAGCCTGTGGACTCGGTACACGCAAAGGGCTTTCAACGCCATGCGCGTACAATATAATGACGCGTTCAGGGTACTGTTGCGGCTGCCTCGGTACTGCAGtgcgtcgggcatgttcgcggaTGCTCATGTGGACGGATTCCACGCGACactgcgcaagcgctgcgccgcgacgctccgcagggtgcgcgacagccgccacagtctcctgaCCGTCGTGGCTGACAGATGGGACAGTGGCCTGATAAGACACTGGTCCTCTCTGCATTTATCTTTAGCACCTAAGATAGTtgtgtaa